One Gimesia aquarii DNA segment encodes these proteins:
- a CDS encoding PQQ-binding-like beta-propeller repeat protein: MKDTGNSRRYMKCLSALIFTSCVLLITPLPTPQNGTQDSSINAQSIAVKPDDWPYFLGPLQTGISAETNLIDEFPEEGPALLWEKKIGTGYSAPSILGNQLIIHHRPDANRKSKEVIECLTADTGKLLWKYEYDSDFRDPYGYNNGPRCSPLLTPKYCYTFGAQGKLYCLNLKDGKLVWHRDCLKEFDVPPGFFGVGSTPILEGNQLIVMVGGKPNSGMVSFDALTGKTLWENVGKKVWDGTSTGWERMPVYQWRGANIKLSSYSSPLAVTIHGKRHLLCLMRQGLVSLDPKDGSVNFKYWFRSMINDSVNAARPVVVDDKIFLSAAYEVGSALLQVNPEGKSYKELWRNPTNMMTHWSTTIHHKGYLYGFSGRHERGATMRCVRLSDGKVMWETDGTAPVIGKVKRNQLTGQFQWINSGKPAPWPFYGRGSAVLADNKFIVLGERGTLAIVKVDPDQFHEVCRTSFPQIKYPSWTAPVLAHKKLYLRSESHVLCLDFDKNSQKDK, from the coding sequence ATGAAAGACACAGGCAACTCTCGCCGTTACATGAAATGCTTGTCCGCACTGATTTTCACAAGTTGTGTGCTGCTGATTACTCCGTTACCAACTCCTCAGAATGGTACACAGGATTCGAGCATCAACGCACAATCGATCGCTGTCAAACCAGATGACTGGCCTTACTTTCTTGGACCGTTACAAACCGGGATTTCTGCGGAAACCAATTTAATTGACGAGTTTCCAGAAGAAGGTCCCGCACTGTTGTGGGAAAAAAAGATAGGTACTGGCTATAGTGCACCCTCAATTCTGGGTAATCAATTAATCATTCATCACCGACCAGACGCCAATCGAAAAAGTAAAGAAGTCATCGAATGCCTGACAGCAGATACTGGTAAACTCTTATGGAAGTATGAATATGACTCTGATTTTCGCGACCCCTATGGATATAACAATGGCCCACGTTGCTCTCCACTTTTGACTCCCAAATACTGTTATACATTTGGTGCTCAAGGCAAACTGTATTGCCTAAATCTCAAAGATGGAAAACTCGTCTGGCATCGCGATTGTCTCAAAGAGTTTGACGTTCCTCCCGGATTTTTTGGAGTCGGTTCCACTCCCATACTGGAAGGAAATCAATTGATTGTCATGGTAGGTGGCAAACCAAACTCCGGGATGGTCTCGTTCGATGCATTAACTGGGAAAACGCTTTGGGAAAACGTGGGAAAAAAAGTCTGGGACGGAACATCAACAGGTTGGGAACGTATGCCCGTTTATCAATGGCGCGGTGCAAATATAAAACTTTCCAGCTATTCGTCTCCCCTCGCTGTTACGATACATGGAAAACGTCATTTGCTGTGCCTTATGCGTCAGGGACTTGTTTCATTGGATCCTAAAGATGGTTCCGTCAATTTCAAGTATTGGTTTCGTTCCATGATTAATGATTCCGTAAATGCGGCCCGTCCAGTGGTTGTGGATGACAAGATCTTTTTGTCTGCCGCATATGAAGTTGGGTCTGCGCTACTGCAGGTAAACCCGGAAGGGAAAAGCTACAAAGAGCTTTGGCGTAACCCCACCAACATGATGACTCACTGGTCAACGACCATTCATCACAAAGGTTATCTCTACGGCTTCAGTGGTCGGCATGAACGAGGTGCTACAATGCGCTGTGTGCGATTGTCGGATGGAAAAGTCATGTGGGAGACTGATGGGACTGCACCTGTGATCGGAAAAGTAAAACGCAATCAACTAACAGGGCAGTTCCAATGGATTAATTCCGGTAAACCAGCGCCCTGGCCTTTTTACGGACGTGGTTCTGCAGTTCTAGCAGATAATAAATTCATCGTATTAGGGGAACGTGGAACTCTCGCGATTGTGAAGGTCGATCCAGACCAATTTCATGAGGTTTGTCGTACTTCATTTCCACAAATCAAATATCCATCCTGGACAGCACCGGTTCTAGCTCACAAAAAACTCTATCTTCGGAGTGAATCACATGTACTTTGTCTGGACTTTGACAAAAATTCGCAAAAAGATAAATAA